GGAGGCACCCCTGATCGGAGCGGGCATCTAGGAGATGACATGGCGACGATTGCCTTCCCGCGGCTGGTCCGCGTGGCCACCCATAGAACGCACGCGCGCCCCCGCCTGGGCCTCCGAGACACGGTCGACCTCTTCGTCTACGGACGAACGGCGGTGGACTGCGAGGAGTGCGGCACGTCGTTGCGCCCCAGCCGGGCGATCTGGCGTGGCGCACACCCGTACTGCTCCGTGGAGCACGAGGCGGCCGACTCCTTCTGACGACGGCGTCGGTCGTGAGCGCTCTTCGCGGCCGGTCGTGCGTGCCACTACCCTGTGGGCAGCGAGCGTGGGGCTCGCGGACGACGGGGGAGACATGGCGCGCACGACCGGTGGGGGCGCCGAGGCGCACCGCCCCGACGGGCGTCGGCGGCGAGGCCGCTGGTGGACCGTCGTCGCCACCGTTCTGATCGTCGTCGGCGCGCTCCTGGCGCCGCTGGCGGCCGCGGCGTCGTGGGCGAACACCACGCTCACCGACACAGACCGGTTCGTCGACACCTACGCGCCGCTGGCGCACGACCCGGCGGTGCGCGATCTCGTCACCGACGAGACCGTGCGCGTCATCGAGGAGCAGGTCGACATTCCGCAGCTCACCTCCGACGTCATCGACGGCATCATCGACCTCGGCACTGGGCCCGTCGCGACGCAGGCTCTCGAGGCACTGAAGGGTTCGGTCACCCAGGGACTGCAGTCGCTGGTGCGGTCGAAGGTGGCCGACCTCGTCGCATCGGAGGGGTTCGACACGGTCTGGACGAACACGTTGCGCATCACGCACGTGCAGCTGACCGCGGCACTCCAGGGCGACCCGGACGCGCTGGTGGGTCTGGGCGAAGACGGTTCGATCGGCATCCAGCTCGCCCCGATCGTCGATGCCGCGAAGCAGATGCTGGTGTCGGACGGGTTCACGTTCGCCGACCGGATCCCTTCGACCGACAGGGTGATCGTGGTGGCGCAGTCGGATGCCCTCCCCACGATCCAGCGCGGCTACGACATCGCCGTCGTCTCGGGTGCATGGCTGCCGTGGGTGGCGCTGCTGCTGATCGCCGCGGGGGTCGCCGTCGCTCGGCGCCGGTGGATCGCGCTGATGTGGGCGGGGATCGCGGTCGCCGCGACGATGACTATCCTCGTGGTGGCACTCGCCGTCGGCCGCGCGGTGGCCGCAGATGCCGTCGTCTCGTCGGAGGTTGCCGCGGGGGTGGTCGACGCCCTGTTCGACGCCGCGCTCTCACCGCTCCGAGGCGCGGCGGTGGTCGTCATCGTGGGGGCGCTGGTGGTGGCGGTCGTCGGATGGATCGCCGGTCCGTGGCGTCTGCCGCGGGCGCTGCGGGGCTTCGCTCTCACCGGTGCGCGGGGCGTGCGCGACGCCGTGGTTTCTCGGAGGGCGGCGTCGCGCTGAGCCGGGTCGCCGGGGCGCGCAAGCCCCCGGTGTCGCTCGTCGGCCGGTCGTACGGTGGAACGATCCACCCCCGAGAGGAGTCGACCATGTCTCTGCCCATCGACAAGCTGGCCGTGAGGAGCCCCGATTTCGACACGCTCACGCGTATTCCGGAGGAGTTCTCCGCCGACGGCGGCAACCGGGTGCCGCGTGTCGTGTTCGACGGCGTTCCCGAGGGCACGGTGGAGCTCGCGGTGATCGTGCATGATCCGGACGCTCCGTTGGCCCAGGGGTTCACGCACTGGGTGGTCTACGGCATCGCGGCCGACGCCACCGAGCTCGACGTCGATGCCGACGGCATCCGGCAGGGGCCGAACACGGCTGGGGTCACGTCGTACTACGGTCCGCAGCCGCCCGCCGGCCACGGCGAGCACCACTACTACTTCTGGGTGTTCGCGCTCTCGCGTCCCGTCGAGGGCACGCCGTCGCGCGAGGAGTTCCTCGACGAGTACGCCGACGCGATCATCGAGCAGGCCCGCACCGTCGGTCTGTTCTCGCGCTGACCTTCGCCCGTCGGGGCTAGACGGTGCGGCGACATGCGCGCGGCGATGCTCCCGCGTTCGCGGGCGTGGGTGGTGCCGGATCAGAAGGGTGGCGGGTCGCCGTCGGGCACGAAGGTGACGTAGCGCTCGGGCTTGTCGACCGAGGTGTGTCCGAGGGGTGAGGTCCATTCGATGGATCCGTCGGGATGCTGCCGGGCCGTCCACTCGGTCTCGGTCTTGAGCGTGTGATGTCGCTTGCAGAGGCTCGCGAGATTGGTCACATCGGTGGGTCCGCCGAGCGCCCAGTCGCGATTGTGGTCGTGCTCGCAGTAGCGCGCGGGCATTCTGCACCCGGGGAAGCGGCAATGGATGTCGCGCGCGGCGAGAAACCTTTCCATCGCCCGATTGCGCTGATAGCGGTCGACGGCGAGCACGGCACCGGTGATCGGGTGGGTGAGAATGCGGTCCCATCCGGGCGCGGTGGCCATGAGGCAGCGCGCGGTCTCGGCGTCGACCGGGCTGACTCCGTCGATCGTCGCCCCGCGGTCGGAGACTCCGGCGGCGGTGAGGGCGGGAACCACGACCTGCACCTGCGCGCGGATCGCTCCGAGCCCGCCGGGCACCACGTCGGTGGTCGGATCGATGGCCGGTTGCCCGGTGAGCATGAGGTCGCAGGCGAGATCGGCGCGCACCTGGTCGAGCGTGCGGGTGTCGTGAACGGCGGTGTCGGCATCCACGTCGGTATCGGCTGCGGCGTCGCCGCCGGCTGCGGCGTCGGATGCCACGTCGGACGCGGATGCGGCGTCGCCGTCGCGTTCGGCGGCGGCCGCAGCATCCGCTTCGGTGTCGGTGCTCGAAGACGCGGCGACCGACCGCACGGCGCGCGCCTGCTGGGTGAGGCGGTCGCGCATCGCGCGCACGAGTGTGATCGAGTGCCGCACGACGAGCTCGCCGATGCCGTCGCCGACATCGTTGACCCAGACGCGGCGGTCGTTCTCGGCGCGGGCGTGACGGACGGTGATCGACTCGGGGTGCAGCTCTTCGGCGATCGCGCGGGCGAGGGTGCGCGTGCGCGCGGCGGTATCGGTCGACGCGCGCTCGAGCACGACCTCTTCGAAGGCCTGCCGCTCGTTCGGATCGTCGATCACGGCGCCCTCTTCGCGGATGACGCTCGCGTGGCGCATCGAGATGCGGCCTTGGGAGAGGGCGTCGAGCGTCGCGGGCCACTTGTCGACGAGGTCGATCGCGTCGTTCATGCGCCTCTGCACGACGCGGTCGTTCCACCGCAGGGCGATGCCGATCTCGGCGGCGATCGACCGCAACTGCATCTCGCGCACCTGCACGGTCTTCGGTTTGTGGGCTGAGCGAGAGAGGGCCACGCGCATCGCCGTCGCGAACCCCATGACGTTCTCGGCCTCGAGAGCGGCGGCCGCGCGCTCGTTCTCGACGAGCGTGCTCACGATGTCGTCGAGCACCGCTTCGCCGCGATCATCGAAGGCATCTGCTGTGGCCATGACCCCAGTGTTGCAGGGGGTTCCGACATCGAACCTGGCCCCCGAAGCGTCCCGACCGGGTAGCCGCCGCAGCGCGTCCGCTTCGGAGGGGATGTGCACGTCGGAGGTCGATTCTGCGCAGAATGGCCCTCCGAAATGCATCTCTCCTCCGTTGTGCGCCAGGGGCGTCGCCCGCCGCCGGGCAGGGTCTGGGATGCTCGACGCATGCTCTTCCTCCCCGCCGACGACTACGCGCTGATCGAGCGGTCGGTGCCCCTGGCGTGCGTCGATTTTGTTCCCGAACGCACGGTGGACGGTCGGCGCGAGATCGGGCTCATCCTGCGCGAGTCGCCGCACGGCCGGGTCTGGTGCCACCTCGGCGGACGCATCGGTCGGGGCGAGAGCATTCGCGAGGCCCTCGGCCGGCACGCGCACGACACGATCGCCGTCGACCTCGAGCTGCCCGCCGACCCGCAGCCGGGCTATGTCTACCAGTGGTTTCCGCCCGACGATCTGCCGGCGGATGCTGCGCAGCTGCGCTACGGCGACGACCCGCGCAAGCACGCCGTCGGCCTGTCGTTCGTGGTGACCGCGGTCGGAGAACCGCGGCCGCAGAACGAGGCGCTCGACTTCGGCTGGTTCGCGGTCGACGATCTGCCGCAGCCGCTGTGGCCGGGGTGCGAGGCGCTGTTCGAGCGGCTGCTCACCCTGCCTAGGCTGGATCGATGACAGTTCAGGTCAGGCGCGTTCTCGAGACAGACGAAGCGGCATGGTCGCGGCTCTACGCGGGGTATCGAGCCTTCTACAAGCTCGACGACGACCCCGAGGCCGTGAGAACCACGTGGGAGTGGGTGTCGACCGCGCAGCATGGGTTCATCGGGCTGGTCGCCACCGTCGATGACGAGCTGGTCGGACTGGCTCATCTGCGCCGGTTCGCGCGTCCGTCGACCGCGTCGATGGGCTTGTACCTCGACGACCTCTTCACCGCTCCCGCGACCCGGGGCGCGGGTGTCGCGACGGCCCTGTTGAACAGAGCGTCCGAGATCGCCGCGGCCGAGGGCGCGAGTGTCGTCCGTTGGATCACGGCTGCAGACAATGCGGCAGCACGCCGCGTGTACGACCGCGTGGCTGCAGCGACCCCGTGGGTCACCTACGACATGAAGCCGGCGACGAGCTAAGACGGAGTCTGAGCGGTCACTCGCTGTAGTCGCCCACCCACCAGTCCGAGATCCGGGCCATCACTTCACCAGCGGCCCGGTGCTCGGGCAGTGCGAGGAAGAGTGAGAACGCAGCATCCGTCGTGAACGTCGCGTCTTCGACGATGACGCGGCCCTTGCGCACGTCAATCGACAGCTCGATCCGCCACAGCTCGGCGCCGGCGACCGGCTCGAGCGCGCGCAGGGTGTCCATAGCCGCGAACAGTTCCGGGTCCGTGACATCGTCACGAACCCGGAACAGAACGATATGCCGCTGCACTACCCGCGCAGGGTGTCGACATGCTCGCGGTACCAGGCGACGGTGCGGTCGAGTCCCTCGCTGAGAGAGATCTTCGAGGTCCAGCCCGCCTCAGCCAGCTTCGACACGTCGAGCAGCTTCTGCGGGGTGCCGTCGGGCTTCGTGGTGTCCCACTCGGTCTCGCCGTCGAACCCGACGACCTGGCCGATGGTCTCGGCGATCTCGCGGATGGTGACGTCGGAGCCCGTGCCGACGTTGACCTGGTCGGGTCCG
This portion of the Microbacterium hatanonis genome encodes:
- a CDS encoding DUF4916 domain-containing protein, encoding MLFLPADDYALIERSVPLACVDFVPERTVDGRREIGLILRESPHGRVWCHLGGRIGRGESIREALGRHAHDTIAVDLELPADPQPGYVYQWFPPDDLPADAAQLRYGDDPRKHAVGLSFVVTAVGEPRPQNEALDFGWFAVDDLPQPLWPGCEALFERLLTLPRLDR
- a CDS encoding GNAT family N-acetyltransferase translates to MTVQVRRVLETDEAAWSRLYAGYRAFYKLDDDPEAVRTTWEWVSTAQHGFIGLVATVDDELVGLAHLRRFARPSTASMGLYLDDLFTAPATRGAGVATALLNRASEIAAAEGASVVRWITAADNAAARRVYDRVAAATPWVTYDMKPATS
- a CDS encoding Dabb family protein, with protein sequence MQRHIVLFRVRDDVTDPELFAAMDTLRALEPVAGAELWRIELSIDVRKGRVIVEDATFTTDAAFSLFLALPEHRAAGEVMARISDWWVGDYSE
- a CDS encoding YbhB/YbcL family Raf kinase inhibitor-like protein, with the translated sequence MSLPIDKLAVRSPDFDTLTRIPEEFSADGGNRVPRVVFDGVPEGTVELAVIVHDPDAPLAQGFTHWVVYGIAADATELDVDADGIRQGPNTAGVTSYYGPQPPAGHGEHHYYFWVFALSRPVEGTPSREEFLDEYADAIIEQARTVGLFSR
- a CDS encoding HNH endonuclease signature motif containing protein produces the protein MATADAFDDRGEAVLDDIVSTLVENERAAAALEAENVMGFATAMRVALSRSAHKPKTVQVREMQLRSIAAEIGIALRWNDRVVQRRMNDAIDLVDKWPATLDALSQGRISMRHASVIREEGAVIDDPNERQAFEEVVLERASTDTAARTRTLARAIAEELHPESITVRHARAENDRRVWVNDVGDGIGELVVRHSITLVRAMRDRLTQQARAVRSVAASSSTDTEADAAAAAERDGDAASASDVASDAAAGGDAAADTDVDADTAVHDTRTLDQVRADLACDLMLTGQPAIDPTTDVVPGGLGAIRAQVQVVVPALTAAGVSDRGATIDGVSPVDAETARCLMATAPGWDRILTHPITGAVLAVDRYQRNRAMERFLAARDIHCRFPGCRMPARYCEHDHNRDWALGGPTDVTNLASLCKRHHTLKTETEWTARQHPDGSIEWTSPLGHTSVDKPERYVTFVPDGDPPPF